Proteins from one Syngnathus scovelli strain Florida chromosome 17, RoL_Ssco_1.2, whole genome shotgun sequence genomic window:
- the LOC125984664 gene encoding intraflagellar transport protein 20 homolog isoform X1, whose product MLFVGPLAMAQDLIEEEGIIFDEFHKLRALEPDVSQKTSDLKEECKEFVEKIGQFQGKVGSLIELVDQLAKEAEMEKFKAIGARNLLKLVAKQREALQQQLQALIVEKKTQLERYRVECDALSKMESEQNEFINQFILH is encoded by the exons ATGTTGTTTGTAGGCCCTTTGGCAATGGCTCAAGACTTAATAGAAGAGGAAGGCATAATTTTTGATGAATTCCACAAACTACGAGCACTAGAACCAGATGTCAGCCAAAAAACATCAGACCTTAAGGAAGAGTGCAAAGAATTTGTTGAAA AAATAGGACAGTTTCAGGGAAAAGTTGGATCTCTAATAGAGCTCGTAGATCAGTTGGCAAAAGAGGCGGAGATGGAAAAATTCAAG GCCATTGGAGCAAGAAACTTGCTGAAATTAGTGGCAAAGCAAAGAGAGGCGCTGCAACAGCAGCTTCAAGCTCTCATTGTGGAGAAGAAGACGCAGCTTGAAAG ATATCGTGTTGAATGTGATGCCTTGTCTAAAATGGAATCTGAGCAGAATGAATTTATCAACCAGTTTATTTTGCA TTGA
- the LOC125984664 gene encoding intraflagellar transport protein 20 homolog isoform X2, translating to MAQDLIEEEGIIFDEFHKLRALEPDVSQKTSDLKEECKEFVEKIGQFQGKVGSLIELVDQLAKEAEMEKFKAIGARNLLKLVAKQREALQQQLQALIVEKKTQLERYRVECDALSKMESEQNEFINQFILH from the exons ATGGCTCAAGACTTAATAGAAGAGGAAGGCATAATTTTTGATGAATTCCACAAACTACGAGCACTAGAACCAGATGTCAGCCAAAAAACATCAGACCTTAAGGAAGAGTGCAAAGAATTTGTTGAAA AAATAGGACAGTTTCAGGGAAAAGTTGGATCTCTAATAGAGCTCGTAGATCAGTTGGCAAAAGAGGCGGAGATGGAAAAATTCAAG GCCATTGGAGCAAGAAACTTGCTGAAATTAGTGGCAAAGCAAAGAGAGGCGCTGCAACAGCAGCTTCAAGCTCTCATTGTGGAGAAGAAGACGCAGCTTGAAAG ATATCGTGTTGAATGTGATGCCTTGTCTAAAATGGAATCTGAGCAGAATGAATTTATCAACCAGTTTATTTTGCA TTGA